In Cryptosporangium minutisporangium, one genomic interval encodes:
- a CDS encoding IS6-like element IS26 family transposase has translation MNPFKGRHFQRDIILWAVRWYCKYGISYRELQEMLAERGVNVDHSTIYRWVQRYAPEMEKRLRWYWRNPSDLCPWHMDETYVKVNGRWAYLYRAVDSRGRTVDFYLSSRRNSKAAYRFLGKILNNVKKWQIPRFINTDKAPAYGRALALLKREGRCPSDVEHRQIKYRNNVIECDHGKLKRIIGATLGFKSMKTAYATIKGIEVMRALRKGQASAFYYGDPLGEMRLVSRVFEM, from the coding sequence ATGAACCCATTCAAAGGCCGGCATTTTCAGCGTGACATCATTCTGTGGGCCGTACGCTGGTACTGCAAATACGGCATCAGTTACCGTGAGCTGCAGGAGATGCTGGCTGAACGCGGAGTGAATGTCGATCACTCCACGATTTACCGCTGGGTTCAGCGTTATGCGCCTGAAATGGAAAAACGGCTGCGCTGGTACTGGCGTAACCCTTCCGATCTTTGCCCGTGGCACATGGATGAAACCTACGTGAAGGTCAATGGCCGCTGGGCGTATCTGTACCGGGCCGTCGACAGCCGGGGCCGCACTGTCGATTTTTATCTCTCCTCCCGTCGTAACAGCAAAGCTGCATACCGGTTTCTGGGTAAAATCCTCAACAACGTGAAGAAGTGGCAGATCCCGCGATTCATCAACACGGATAAAGCGCCCGCCTATGGTCGCGCGCTTGCTCTGCTCAAACGCGAAGGCCGGTGCCCGTCTGACGTTGAACACCGACAGATTAAGTACCGGAACAACGTGATTGAATGCGATCATGGCAAACTGAAACGGATAATCGGCGCCACGCTGGGATTTAAATCCATGAAGACGGCTTACGCCACCATCAAAGGTATTGAGGTGATGCGTGCACTACGCAAAGGCCAGGCCTCAGCATTTTATTATGGTGATCCCCTGGGCGAAATGCGCCTGGTAAGCAGAGTTTTTGAAATGTAA